One genomic segment of Bacteroides caccae includes these proteins:
- a CDS encoding SusC/RagA family TonB-linked outer membrane protein, whose translation MLSIMKNKKILCSVCFLFAFVSVLWGQNITVKGNVTSKTDGQPIIGASVVQNDSKSTGTITDLDGNFTISVPKNASLAISYIGYKEVIIAAKPSLKIVMEEDSKMIDEVVVTGYMAEKKASLTGSVAVVKMKEVADIPTGNVMSGLQGRVAGMNVTTDGKPGGGNTDTKLRGITTINNSSPLYVIDGIQTHDNVASIISSNDVESIQVLKDAASAAIYGAQAANGVIIITTKRAKEGDVKVSFDMSLTAQTFAGGVDMLDAYQWGDVYWQAYKNTYGTHPNSVVYGNGEKAQLQEYYFDQNGVKIKSGNTDWAKEIFGTALMQNYNLSLSKGFKDGNVALTINYMNQDGLCRNTDYERFNSRLASNFRFVDGKVRVGESISVNHWLEHLNPSGIEELVIAQHPAIPVYDENGGYAGGYVDILGDKPNAVRLTDNEADNRHKNWRIFGSAYLEVEPIKNLVLKSQFGLNYTTGFNSTFVPKWSEADRKVDINELTVRQDNSVQWVWSNTANYSIELGKNNISAVIGTEAKKENGEHLQGYGRGLVIEDLDYRYLDTVTEGKSVSNNASTYAMVSYFGKVNYAFDDKYLISGTVRRDASSRFGKGNNSAIFPSVSAGWRVSREKFMERTQSWLSDLKLRASWGINGNDQIDNNATYNLYYTNMSNGSYNFNGDGATVVPGVQKDRSGNNDLKWEETKQLNFGIDAAFFDARLGVTLDYFQKKTTDMLIQKPYIGVIGEGGYKWYNAASMDNNGVEATLTWRDEIKDFKYDISFNLSYYKNKITELPDVIKYTWGGGNGVDKTIVGQPFGSWMSYKADGIFKTKQEVYEYLSKYDVQIGAPGVGRIRYKDLNGDNIINTADMDWQGSDQPKFIGGLNIGASYKGFDLSVFFNGMIRDAWNNSKFYTDLFQGWTGNHSTRLIDAMNAWNVYEQTGVYNCNIPALTVVDNNVETRSSTFFIEDGSYVKLKTLTLGYTFPDKWIKKARLSNLRVYLQAQNVFTLTNYTGADPEGLGYPYPQPRTYTFGLSLGF comes from the coding sequence ATGCTCAGTATTATGAAGAACAAAAAAATTCTTTGTAGTGTTTGTTTCCTGTTTGCTTTCGTGTCAGTCCTTTGGGGGCAAAACATAACGGTAAAGGGAAATGTGACTTCCAAGACGGACGGGCAACCGATTATCGGTGCTTCCGTGGTGCAAAACGATTCGAAATCAACAGGGACTATTACAGACTTGGACGGTAACTTTACTATTAGTGTGCCGAAGAATGCATCATTAGCTATCTCTTATATAGGATATAAAGAAGTGATTATTGCAGCAAAACCTTCGTTGAAGATAGTAATGGAAGAAGATTCCAAGATGATTGATGAAGTGGTTGTGACAGGTTATATGGCTGAGAAGAAAGCCAGCCTGACAGGTTCGGTAGCCGTGGTGAAGATGAAAGAAGTGGCTGATATTCCCACAGGTAATGTGATGTCGGGCTTGCAGGGTCGGGTAGCCGGTATGAATGTAACAACCGATGGTAAACCCGGTGGTGGGAACACGGATACTAAGTTGCGCGGTATTACTACCATTAATAATTCTTCCCCTCTTTATGTGATAGATGGCATTCAGACACATGACAATGTTGCTTCAATTATTTCTTCCAATGATGTCGAATCCATTCAGGTGCTGAAAGATGCGGCCTCTGCAGCGATCTATGGTGCGCAGGCCGCCAACGGTGTCATTATCATTACCACAAAGCGTGCTAAGGAAGGTGATGTGAAAGTGAGTTTTGATATGTCACTCACTGCCCAGACTTTTGCCGGTGGTGTTGATATGCTCGATGCTTACCAATGGGGAGATGTTTATTGGCAAGCCTATAAAAACACTTACGGAACTCATCCGAACAGTGTAGTGTACGGAAATGGGGAAAAAGCCCAGTTGCAGGAATATTATTTCGACCAGAACGGAGTCAAAATAAAATCGGGTAACACCGATTGGGCAAAGGAGATATTCGGTACGGCTTTGATGCAGAATTACAACCTTTCTCTCTCTAAGGGATTCAAAGACGGTAATGTAGCTCTTACTATAAACTATATGAATCAGGATGGTCTTTGTCGCAACACTGACTATGAACGTTTTAATTCTCGCCTGGCTTCTAATTTCCGCTTTGTTGATGGCAAAGTACGTGTGGGTGAAAGCATTTCCGTGAACCACTGGTTGGAACATCTCAATCCGTCCGGTATAGAAGAACTTGTGATTGCCCAGCATCCTGCTATTCCTGTGTATGATGAAAACGGAGGATATGCCGGTGGTTACGTAGACATATTGGGGGATAAGCCGAATGCCGTTCGCTTGACAGATAACGAAGCTGATAACCGTCATAAAAACTGGCGTATCTTTGGCAGTGCTTATTTGGAAGTAGAGCCAATTAAAAACCTGGTATTGAAGAGTCAGTTTGGATTGAACTATACTACCGGTTTCAACTCAACCTTCGTCCCGAAGTGGAGCGAAGCCGATCGTAAGGTCGATATAAATGAGCTGACTGTGCGGCAGGATAATAGTGTGCAGTGGGTATGGTCGAATACCGCCAATTATAGCATAGAATTAGGAAAGAACAATATCAGTGCTGTGATAGGAACCGAGGCCAAGAAAGAAAACGGTGAACATTTGCAGGGGTATGGTCGCGGATTGGTGATAGAAGACCTCGACTATCGCTATCTGGACACAGTGACCGAAGGAAAAAGTGTGAGTAACAATGCTTCCACTTATGCTATGGTTTCTTACTTCGGTAAGGTGAACTATGCGTTCGATGATAAGTACCTGATATCAGGAACGGTACGCCGTGATGCTTCCTCACGTTTCGGTAAAGGTAACAATTCAGCAATCTTTCCTTCGGTATCAGCCGGCTGGAGAGTTTCACGCGAGAAATTTATGGAACGTACACAAAGTTGGCTGTCAGACCTTAAACTGCGTGCATCATGGGGTATTAATGGTAACGACCAGATTGACAATAATGCTACATACAATCTCTATTACACCAATATGTCCAATGGTTCCTACAATTTCAACGGCGACGGGGCGACGGTGGTACCCGGCGTACAGAAAGACCGTTCGGGCAACAACGATTTGAAGTGGGAGGAAACCAAACAATTGAATTTCGGTATTGATGCAGCCTTCTTTGACGCTCGTTTGGGGGTGACTCTGGACTATTTTCAAAAGAAGACCACTGATATGTTAATTCAGAAACCATATATCGGTGTGATCGGTGAAGGTGGTTATAAATGGTATAATGCTGCCAGTATGGATAATAACGGTGTAGAAGCGACTTTGACCTGGAGGGACGAAATAAAGGACTTCAAATATGACATCTCATTCAACCTCTCTTATTACAAAAATAAGATAACCGAACTTCCGGATGTCATCAAATACACTTGGGGAGGTGGTAATGGTGTGGATAAAACCATTGTAGGACAGCCTTTCGGTTCATGGATGTCATATAAAGCCGATGGCATATTCAAGACCAAGCAAGAGGTATATGAATACCTGAGCAAGTATGATGTACAGATTGGTGCTCCCGGCGTGGGACGTATTCGCTATAAGGATCTTAATGGCGACAACATCATCAATACTGCCGATATGGACTGGCAAGGCAGTGACCAGCCTAAGTTTATCGGTGGTCTGAACATAGGTGCATCCTACAAAGGGTTTGATCTTTCCGTATTCTTCAACGGTATGATTCGCGATGCATGGAATAACTCAAAGTTCTATACGGATCTTTTCCAAGGCTGGACGGGCAATCACTCTACGCGTCTGATTGATGCAATGAATGCTTGGAATGTGTATGAGCAAACCGGAGTCTATAATTGTAATATCCCTGCACTGACGGTGGTTGATAATAATGTGGAAACACGCAGTTCTACTTTCTTTATTGAAGATGGTTCTTATGTGAAGTTGAAGACTTTGACACTGGGCTACACCTTCCCCGATAAGTGGATTAAGAAAGCACGTCTTTCTAATTTGCGTGTATATCTGCAAGCGCAGAATGTCTTCACGCTGACTAATTATACTGGTGCCGACCCTGAAGGATTGGGCTATCCATATCCTCAGCCTCGTACCTACACATTCGGTCTATCACTTGGTTTTTAA
- a CDS encoding GH32 C-terminal domain-containing protein produces MKTTSWMKLCKGAVLALAVSYGLIYCHTNKSKFMLEQKGDSLTLIHITNPTNYILLPIEEAAEESRVRLDIGDAADTDMDIRLAQTKVDYWVPFVLPADAKTVTVRVQKSLGDALCWKEMKLSDTFDPSHTDKFRPVYHHAPLYGWMNNANGLVYEDEEYHLYYQYNPYGSKWGNMHWGHSISKDLMHWEHLAPAIVRDTLGHIFAGSSIVDQENVAGYGTGTILAFYTSASDKNGQIQCLAYSNDNGRTFTKYDKNPILRSSDRRKDFRDPKVFWYAPGNKWIMIVAADKEMRFYDSEDLKDWNYMSSFGEGYGVQPCQFECPDMVELPVDGDTEHKKWALIVNVNPGCYFGGSATQYFIGDFDGTRFICDSKPDVTKWLDWGKDHYATVSFSNMGRRVIVVPWMSNWQYCNNVPTKPFRGVNALPRELGLYTQSGDIYLSAAPVAEVKNLRKETKEIPAFTVANDYHIESLLPDNGGAYELSLDITAEKAEIIGFSLFNDKGEKVDIYFNLPERKLVMDRTKSGIVDFGKNSVTHEIEVHDRRKTISINYIDDFALATWAPVRKENKYRLDIFVDKCSVEIFLNEGKIAMSNLVFPTEPYNRMCFYSKGGTFKVDTFKVHRLSL; encoded by the coding sequence ATGAAAACAACCTCTTGGATGAAATTATGTAAAGGTGCGGTACTTGCATTGGCGGTCTCTTACGGACTGATTTATTGCCATACGAATAAAAGCAAATTTATGTTGGAACAGAAAGGAGACAGCCTGACTCTCATTCACATCACCAATCCTACTAATTATATATTGCTTCCGATCGAAGAGGCAGCGGAAGAAAGCCGGGTTCGTCTGGACATAGGAGATGCAGCGGATACTGATATGGATATTCGGCTTGCACAGACTAAAGTAGACTATTGGGTTCCGTTTGTCCTACCTGCTGATGCTAAAACTGTAACAGTACGTGTGCAAAAGAGCCTTGGAGATGCTCTTTGCTGGAAAGAAATGAAATTATCCGATACATTCGATCCGTCCCATACAGATAAGTTTCGCCCTGTATATCACCATGCTCCCCTTTATGGTTGGATGAATAATGCGAACGGGCTGGTTTATGAAGATGAAGAATATCATTTATATTATCAGTATAATCCTTATGGTTCTAAATGGGGGAATATGCATTGGGGGCATTCGATAAGCAAAGATTTGATGCATTGGGAACATTTGGCACCTGCTATAGTTCGTGATACGTTGGGACATATATTTGCCGGCAGTTCTATTGTTGATCAGGAAAATGTGGCAGGTTACGGTACAGGTACCATATTAGCTTTTTATACTTCTGCCAGCGATAAAAACGGGCAGATTCAATGTCTCGCTTATAGCAATGATAACGGTCGCACATTTACCAAATATGATAAGAATCCGATTTTGCGTTCTTCCGATAGAAGGAAAGATTTTCGTGATCCGAAGGTATTCTGGTATGCTCCGGGAAATAAATGGATAATGATTGTTGCTGCCGATAAAGAGATGCGTTTCTATGATTCAGAAGATCTGAAAGACTGGAATTATATGAGTAGCTTTGGTGAAGGTTATGGCGTACAGCCTTGTCAGTTTGAGTGTCCGGATATGGTAGAGTTACCGGTAGACGGTGATACGGAACATAAGAAATGGGCATTGATTGTCAATGTAAATCCCGGCTGTTATTTCGGAGGCAGTGCGACCCAATATTTCATAGGTGATTTTGACGGAACAAGATTTATTTGTGATAGCAAACCGGATGTTACGAAATGGTTGGACTGGGGAAAAGACCATTATGCGACAGTTTCCTTTTCGAATATGGGAAGACGTGTGATTGTAGTGCCTTGGATGAGTAATTGGCAATATTGTAATAATGTCCCAACCAAACCGTTTCGTGGCGTCAACGCCTTGCCGCGTGAACTGGGGCTTTATACGCAAAGCGGTGATATTTATCTTTCTGCAGCTCCGGTAGCGGAAGTGAAAAATCTAAGGAAAGAGACAAAAGAAATTCCTGCTTTTACCGTTGCAAATGATTATCATATTGAATCTTTATTACCGGATAATGGAGGTGCTTACGAACTTTCATTGGACATTACGGCAGAAAAAGCTGAAATTATTGGATTCAGCCTGTTCAATGATAAAGGTGAGAAGGTGGATATTTACTTTAATCTTCCTGAAAGGAAACTGGTAATGGATCGTACAAAGAGCGGTATCGTAGATTTTGGCAAAAACAGTGTGACACATGAGATAGAGGTACACGACCGTCGGAAAACGATTTCTATCAACTACATTGATGATTTTGCATTAGCTACATGGGCACCTGTCCGAAAAGAGAATAAGTACCGACTGGATATTTTCGTAGATAAATGTTCGGTAGAGATATTTTTGAACGAAGGAAAGATAGCGATGAGCAATCTTGTTTTCCCGACAGAGCCATACAATCGTATGTGTTTTTACAGCAAGGGCGGGACATTCAAAGTCGATACTTTTAAAGTACATAGGTTAAGCCTATGA
- a CDS encoding patatin-like phospholipase family protein has translation MKNLKIDESTGLVLEGGGMRGVFTCGVLDYFMDHDIRFPYAIGVSAGACNGLSYASRQRGRAKYSNIDLLEKYNYIGLKHLLKKRNILDFDLLFNEFPEHILPYDYETYFASSERFVMVTTNCITGEANYFEEKKDKRRVIDIVRASSSLPFVCPITYVDNIPMLDGGIVDSIPLQRAIADGYTRNVVVLTRNRGYRKDSKDIRVPSFVYRKYPKLREALSRRCAVYNEQLEMVEKMEDEGKIFVIRPQNPVMVDRIERDVQKLTEFYEEGYECARNLIEK, from the coding sequence CTTGAAAATTGATGAATCTACAGGGTTGGTGTTGGAGGGCGGGGGAATGCGCGGAGTATTTACTTGCGGCGTGCTTGATTATTTTATGGATCATGATATCCGGTTTCCTTATGCGATAGGAGTTTCTGCCGGTGCGTGCAACGGGCTGTCCTATGCATCGCGCCAACGAGGACGTGCTAAATACAGTAATATTGACTTGTTGGAGAAATACAATTATATCGGTCTGAAACATCTGCTTAAAAAACGGAATATTCTCGATTTCGATCTGTTGTTCAATGAGTTTCCGGAACATATTCTTCCTTATGATTACGAAACTTATTTTGCTTCTTCGGAACGTTTCGTTATGGTAACTACCAATTGTATCACAGGGGAAGCTAACTATTTTGAAGAAAAGAAAGATAAACGCCGGGTGATAGACATTGTCCGTGCGTCTAGTAGTCTGCCTTTTGTATGTCCTATTACTTATGTAGATAATATTCCCATGCTTGATGGGGGAATTGTAGATTCTATTCCTTTGCAAAGAGCGATTGCTGATGGTTATACGAGAAATGTCGTAGTACTTACCCGCAACCGGGGATATCGGAAAGATTCAAAAGATATTCGCGTCCCTTCGTTTGTATACCGGAAATATCCTAAACTCCGTGAAGCACTCAGCCGCCGTTGTGCTGTCTACAATGAACAGTTGGAAATGGTTGAGAAAATGGAGGATGAAGGAAAGATTTTCGTTATCCGTCCGCAGAATCCTGTGATGGTAGATCGTATTGAACGGGATGTGCAGAAACTGACAGAATTTTATGAGGAAGGGTACGAATGTGCAAGAAATTTGATCGAAAAATAA